In Halobacterium sp. R2-5, the following are encoded in one genomic region:
- a CDS encoding mechanosensitive ion channel domain-containing protein yields MQIDISPLLNPEFRYVLAVGVLIAGLVLGYLVGRVNERLLVALDVDDAVEGTSVERMARDIGFSTVALVARLTSWIIYAFAVLVALEVARLTVQDAVWYPVVSFLPSAVVALAVLFVGVLAGDKAELYVGERLRSVKVPELTVLPKVVKYSVLFVAVLVALSQVGVAIDALLVLLLAYVGALIVFTAVATHQLLTSGAAGVYLLLRQPYGIGDRVAIGEHEGIVQEVDVFVTRIEDEGRELVLPNHLVFRRGVVVVRE; encoded by the coding sequence ATGCAGATAGACATCAGCCCGCTGCTCAACCCCGAGTTCCGGTACGTGCTCGCCGTCGGCGTACTGATTGCGGGGCTCGTGCTCGGCTACCTCGTCGGCCGCGTGAACGAGCGCCTGCTCGTCGCGCTGGACGTCGACGACGCCGTCGAGGGGACGAGCGTCGAGCGGATGGCCCGCGACATCGGGTTCTCGACGGTGGCGCTCGTGGCGCGGCTGACGTCGTGGATAATCTACGCGTTCGCGGTGCTGGTGGCCCTCGAGGTCGCGCGGCTCACCGTCCAGGACGCCGTCTGGTACCCCGTTGTCAGCTTCCTGCCGTCGGCCGTCGTCGCGCTCGCCGTGCTGTTCGTCGGCGTGCTCGCCGGCGACAAGGCCGAGCTGTACGTCGGCGAGCGCCTGCGCAGCGTGAAGGTGCCGGAGCTCACCGTGCTGCCGAAGGTCGTGAAGTACAGCGTGCTGTTCGTCGCGGTGCTGGTCGCGCTCTCGCAGGTGGGCGTCGCCATCGACGCGCTGCTCGTCCTCCTGCTGGCGTACGTCGGGGCGCTCATCGTGTTCACGGCGGTGGCGACCCATCAGCTGTTGACGTCGGGCGCGGCGGGCGTCTACTTGCTGTTGCGCCAGCCGTACGGCATCGGCGACCGGGTCGCCATCGGTGAGCACGAGGGAATCGTGCAGGAAGTGGACGTGTTCGTGACGCGCATCGAGGACGAGGGCCGCGAGCTCGTGCTCCCGAACCACCTCGTGTTCCGGCGCGGCGTCGTCGTGGTGCGCGAATGA
- a CDS encoding TetR/AcrR family transcriptional regulator: protein MGEPTDEILEATYRALCEHGFADLTVQDIADHSEKSKATIHYHYDSKHDLFTAFLEYLYDDYTEHVDAVDGDTHRERLLALVEFSLAEGGDVPGIDFRTAMLEIKAQAPYDDAFREQLTRFDRYLADRIREVIEAGVDAGEFREDVDPETTAEFLLTTIKGAYTRHVSVDHPLDRIRETLAEYVETRLVADRAEVDA from the coding sequence ATGGGAGAGCCAACTGACGAGATTCTGGAGGCGACGTATCGCGCGCTCTGCGAGCACGGGTTCGCGGACCTCACCGTGCAGGACATCGCGGACCACTCCGAGAAGAGCAAGGCGACGATTCACTACCACTACGACAGCAAGCACGACCTCTTCACGGCGTTCCTGGAGTACCTCTACGACGACTACACCGAGCACGTCGATGCCGTCGACGGCGACACCCATCGCGAGCGCCTGCTCGCGCTCGTGGAGTTCTCGCTGGCGGAGGGCGGCGACGTCCCCGGCATCGACTTCCGGACGGCGATGCTCGAAATCAAGGCCCAGGCGCCCTACGACGACGCGTTCCGCGAGCAGCTCACGCGCTTCGACCGCTACCTCGCAGACCGCATCCGCGAGGTGATCGAAGCGGGCGTCGACGCCGGCGAGTTCCGCGAGGACGTCGACCCGGAGACCACCGCGGAGTTCCTCCTGACGACCATCAAGGGCGCGTACACGCGCCACGTCTCCGTCGACCACCCGCTGGATAGGATCCGGGAGACGCTCGCCGAGTACGTCGAGACGCGGCTCGTCGCGGACCGAGCAGAGGTGGACGCCTGA
- a CDS encoding glutamate--cysteine ligase → MDVGSREAFTELGTLGVEEEFFVVDDAGVPTAGTDELVYEAEPPELLEGRLDHELFKFVVETQTPKLDGPGDAAEAVRDVRAALVAHAEANGYRIAAAGLHPGARWREHEHAEKPRYRSQLERIQYPQHRNTTAGLHVHVGVDDADKAVWVANQLRWHVPVMLALSANSPFWNGFDTGLASARAKIFEGLPNTGIPTAFDSYEAFDRFERLMVENGAIEDRGELWYDVRPHSGHGTVEVRAPDGQADPATVLAFVEYTHALVVDYAERYEDAADPAAGVFGGGDATGPLRREVLDENKWRAMRRGHDASFVLRDAAGEVSLGEAVDRECERLGVSGIRDVYDAESGAAAQRRRLDEDGERALYESLVL, encoded by the coding sequence ATGGACGTGGGCTCGCGGGAGGCGTTCACGGAACTGGGGACGCTCGGCGTCGAGGAGGAGTTCTTCGTCGTCGACGACGCGGGCGTCCCGACTGCGGGGACCGACGAGCTGGTCTACGAGGCGGAGCCGCCCGAACTCCTGGAGGGCCGCCTCGACCACGAGCTGTTCAAGTTCGTCGTGGAGACGCAGACGCCGAAGCTCGACGGTCCCGGGGACGCCGCCGAGGCGGTCCGCGACGTGCGCGCGGCGCTGGTCGCGCACGCCGAAGCCAACGGCTACCGCATCGCCGCGGCGGGCCTCCACCCGGGGGCGCGCTGGCGCGAACACGAGCACGCCGAGAAGCCGCGGTACCGCTCCCAGCTGGAGCGTATCCAGTACCCACAGCACCGGAACACGACCGCCGGCCTGCACGTCCACGTCGGCGTCGACGACGCGGACAAGGCCGTGTGGGTGGCGAACCAGCTGCGCTGGCACGTGCCCGTGATGCTGGCGCTGTCGGCGAACTCGCCGTTCTGGAACGGCTTCGACACGGGGCTGGCGTCGGCGCGCGCGAAAATCTTCGAAGGACTGCCCAACACGGGGATTCCGACGGCGTTCGACTCCTACGAGGCGTTCGACCGCTTCGAGCGCCTGATGGTGGAGAACGGCGCCATCGAGGACCGCGGCGAACTCTGGTACGACGTCCGCCCGCACTCCGGGCACGGCACCGTGGAGGTCCGCGCGCCGGACGGCCAGGCCGACCCGGCGACGGTGCTGGCGTTCGTGGAGTACACGCACGCGCTCGTCGTCGACTACGCGGAGCGCTACGAGGACGCCGCCGACCCCGCGGCGGGCGTCTTCGGCGGCGGGGACGCGACGGGCCCGCTCCGCCGGGAAGTCTTGGACGAGAACAAGTGGCGGGCGATGCGGCGCGGCCACGACGCGTCGTTCGTCCTGCGGGACGCCGCCGGCGAGGTGTCGCTGGGCGAGGCGGTCGACCGGGAGTGCGAGCGCCTCGGCGTCTCGGGCATCCGAGACGTCTACGACGCGGAGTCGGGCGCGGCCGCCCAGCGCCGCCGCCTCGACGAAGACGGGGAGCGCGCGCTCTACGAGTCGCTGGTGCTCTGA
- a CDS encoding winged helix-turn-helix domain-containing protein produces MSEDTTDDVEGDDQSPRERLGEEKERAVAGFDQGVVDILSWVLDTETRARIFVYLRQHPWSTSEEVADGTGLYPSTVREALAELADEDVVERRKRQSEGAGNNPYEYTAIAPSELVGGVVGRVQDELNTVFNLDAHLGDDSEPENTDQPVRIEVEEADDGGDER; encoded by the coding sequence ATGTCAGAGGACACAACCGACGACGTCGAGGGGGACGACCAGTCACCGCGGGAGCGACTCGGGGAGGAGAAAGAGCGCGCGGTCGCCGGCTTCGACCAGGGCGTCGTCGACATACTCTCGTGGGTGCTCGACACGGAGACGCGGGCGCGCATCTTCGTCTACCTGCGCCAGCACCCGTGGAGCACCAGCGAGGAAGTCGCCGACGGCACCGGCCTCTACCCCTCGACCGTGCGGGAGGCGCTCGCCGAGCTCGCCGACGAGGACGTCGTCGAGCGCCGGAAGCGCCAGAGCGAGGGCGCCGGCAACAACCCCTACGAGTACACCGCCATCGCGCCGAGCGAGCTCGTCGGCGGCGTCGTCGGGCGCGTCCAGGACGAACTGAACACCGTGTTCAACCTCGACGCCCACCTCGGCGACGACAGCGAGCCCGAGAACACCGACCAGCCGGTCCGCATCGAAGTCGAGGAAGCCGACGACGGCGGCGACGAGCGGTAG
- a CDS encoding elongation factor 1-beta has product MGKVAAVLKVMPQSPDVDLDDLESRLSESLPEGAKINGVETEEVAFGLTALLTTVIVPDDAGGTEAVEEAFSNVDDVESVAVEEVGRI; this is encoded by the coding sequence ATGGGGAAGGTCGCCGCCGTCCTCAAGGTCATGCCGCAGAGCCCCGACGTCGACCTCGACGACCTCGAGTCCCGTCTCTCGGAGTCCCTCCCCGAGGGCGCGAAGATCAACGGCGTCGAGACCGAGGAAGTCGCGTTCGGCCTCACCGCGCTCCTCACCACCGTCATCGTCCCCGACGACGCGGGCGGCACGGAAGCCGTCGAGGAGGCCTTCTCCAACGTCGACGACGTCGAGAGCGTCGCCGTCGAAGAAGTCGGTCGCATCTAG
- a CDS encoding MATE family efflux transporter: MGLRSRLDAVFKGPEQFDLTSGGVGKPLFFLALPIVVTNLFQTAYNLADTFWLGQYSTDSLAAISFGFPLVFLLISLGMGVSVAGSVLVAQHTGAGEERETEYAASQTVTFAAIASLLLGGVGYVFVEDLLRLLGASTDVLPLATSYLEVITLGLVFMFGFFVFIALMRGYGDTITPMLVMFGSVVLNIVIDPFLIFGWWVFPEMGIRGAAVATVFSRALALVVGLAIMFEGSRGVQINIRDMTPDLGYLRRLARIGLPATVEGTGRALSMNLLLVVVALFPDTVVAAYGIGTRVFSVVFLPAIAVARGVETMTGQNIGAGEPDRAEAAAALAAKVLFGVLSVLGVVVFVAPEPIVSVFVGAGQENADQVVSVGAEFLRYVALTFGFIGIMRAYTGSFRGAGKTLTAAAISVLMLGVVRLPVAWFSAQAVGETGIWVAFAVSNVIGAVVAYAWYQRGTWRDADLTDSETVGADAAATDD; encoded by the coding sequence ATGGGGCTGCGGAGCCGACTCGACGCGGTGTTCAAGGGCCCCGAGCAGTTCGATTTGACGTCCGGCGGCGTCGGGAAGCCGCTGTTCTTCCTGGCGCTGCCCATCGTCGTGACGAACCTCTTCCAGACCGCGTACAACCTCGCGGACACGTTCTGGCTCGGCCAGTACAGCACGGACTCGCTCGCCGCCATCAGCTTCGGGTTCCCGCTGGTCTTCCTGCTCATTTCCCTCGGGATGGGCGTCTCGGTCGCGGGGAGCGTGCTCGTCGCCCAGCACACGGGCGCGGGCGAAGAGCGCGAGACGGAGTACGCGGCCTCCCAGACGGTGACGTTCGCAGCCATCGCGTCTCTCCTCCTCGGCGGCGTCGGCTACGTCTTCGTCGAGGACCTGCTCCGCCTGCTCGGCGCGTCGACGGACGTCCTCCCGCTGGCCACCAGCTACCTCGAAGTCATCACGCTCGGGCTGGTGTTCATGTTCGGGTTCTTCGTGTTCATCGCGCTGATGCGGGGGTACGGCGACACCATCACGCCGATGCTCGTGATGTTCGGCTCCGTCGTCCTCAACATCGTCATCGACCCGTTCCTCATCTTCGGGTGGTGGGTGTTCCCCGAGATGGGGATTCGGGGCGCGGCCGTCGCGACGGTGTTCTCGCGGGCGCTCGCGCTCGTCGTCGGCCTCGCCATCATGTTCGAGGGGTCCCGTGGCGTCCAGATCAACATCCGCGACATGACCCCGGACCTCGGGTACCTGCGGCGGCTCGCGCGCATCGGCCTCCCGGCGACCGTCGAGGGAACGGGGCGCGCGCTCTCGATGAACCTCCTGCTGGTGGTCGTGGCGCTGTTCCCGGACACCGTGGTCGCGGCGTACGGCATCGGCACGCGGGTGTTCTCGGTCGTCTTCCTGCCCGCCATCGCGGTGGCGCGCGGCGTGGAGACGATGACCGGCCAGAACATCGGCGCCGGCGAGCCCGACCGCGCGGAGGCCGCCGCCGCGCTCGCCGCGAAAGTGCTGTTCGGCGTGCTCTCCGTGCTCGGCGTCGTCGTCTTCGTCGCGCCGGAGCCCATCGTCTCGGTGTTCGTCGGCGCCGGCCAGGAGAACGCCGACCAGGTGGTCTCCGTGGGCGCGGAGTTCCTGCGGTACGTCGCGCTCACGTTCGGGTTCATCGGCATCATGCGGGCGTACACCGGGAGCTTCCGGGGCGCCGGCAAGACGCTCACCGCGGCCGCCATCTCCGTGCTGATGCTCGGCGTCGTCCGGCTCCCGGTCGCGTGGTTCTCCGCGCAGGCCGTCGGCGAGACCGGCATCTGGGTGGCGTTCGCGGTCTCGAACGTGATCGGTGCGGTCGTCGCGTACGCGTGGTACCAGCGCGGCACGTGGCGGGACGCCGACCTCACGGACTCCGAGACCGTCGGTGCGGACGCCGCGGCGACCGACGACTGA
- a CDS encoding transcription initiation factor IIB family protein yields the protein MYRAGDELDQQQWLETLDGVADALDLDAEARTTAKDLFLSAVPTDERSKPAAVAASAYAGALIAGDQRSQTAVADAAGVSRLAIQQRWKDLLDEAGFEPPTW from the coding sequence ATGTACCGCGCGGGCGACGAGCTGGACCAGCAACAGTGGCTGGAGACCCTCGACGGCGTGGCTGACGCGCTCGACCTCGACGCCGAGGCGCGGACCACCGCGAAAGACCTCTTCCTGTCCGCGGTCCCCACCGACGAGCGCTCGAAGCCCGCGGCGGTCGCCGCGAGCGCCTACGCGGGCGCGCTCATCGCGGGCGACCAGCGCTCCCAGACCGCGGTCGCGGACGCCGCCGGCGTCTCCCGGCTCGCCATCCAGCAGCGCTGGAAGGACTTACTCGACGAGGCGGGCTTCGAGCCGCCGACGTGGTAG
- the dacZ gene encoding diadenylate cyclase DacZ encodes MARPPELLEDVLDGIDALLVFSPSGAYYDRVKDVEGADVVVVATENSVGADTFVELPLAFEDVKERIRFGIEGALTEGVVDDGDELGCAAPLFGDDVDMVARTKVDESRHSGIYDLFANSRAEPSVIRDVFEVAIELGKKGQKGKPVGALFVVGDAGKVMNKSRPLSYNPFEKSHVHVGDPIVNVMLKEFSRLDGAFVISDSGKIVSAYRYLEPGAEGTDIPKGLGARHMAAGAITRDTTAVAIVLSESDGLVRAFKSGELVLELDPEEY; translated from the coding sequence ATGGCCAGGCCACCGGAACTCCTCGAGGACGTGCTCGACGGCATCGACGCGTTGCTCGTGTTCTCGCCGAGCGGGGCGTACTACGACCGCGTGAAGGACGTCGAGGGCGCGGACGTGGTGGTCGTCGCCACGGAGAACAGCGTCGGTGCGGACACGTTCGTCGAACTGCCGCTGGCGTTCGAGGACGTCAAGGAACGAATCCGGTTCGGCATCGAGGGCGCGCTCACCGAGGGCGTCGTCGACGACGGCGACGAACTCGGGTGTGCCGCGCCACTGTTCGGCGACGACGTCGACATGGTCGCGCGCACGAAAGTCGACGAGTCGCGCCACTCCGGCATCTACGACCTGTTCGCGAACTCGCGAGCGGAGCCCAGCGTCATCCGGGACGTCTTCGAAGTCGCCATCGAGCTCGGGAAGAAGGGCCAGAAGGGCAAGCCCGTCGGCGCGCTGTTCGTCGTCGGGGACGCCGGGAAGGTGATGAACAAGTCCCGGCCGCTGTCGTACAACCCCTTCGAGAAGAGCCACGTCCACGTCGGCGACCCCATCGTGAACGTGATGCTGAAGGAGTTCTCGCGGCTCGACGGCGCGTTCGTCATCAGCGACTCCGGGAAGATCGTCTCCGCGTACCGCTACCTCGAACCCGGCGCTGAGGGCACCGACATCCCGAAGGGACTGGGCGCCCGGCACATGGCCGCCGGCGCGATTACGCGGGACACGACCGCGGTCGCCATCGTCCTCTCGGAGTCCGACGGCCTCGTCCGGGCGTTCAAGAGCGGCGAGCTCGTCCTCGAACTCGACCCCGAGGAGTACTGA
- a CDS encoding DUF2391 family protein has protein sequence MSAPPAEDRKNFSDLFDELEDLDDHVDDDEARAQLREVKELATDMQPDGTFGRVIYGFDANDLAEAALGSLLFGIPMAVEGGTNEAGEFLAGHLPLLAANAAAIVAIVYGLLYVAEFQDVRVADPFFGVIPRRLVGVLAASTVTATLLLTAWGRVAWTDPALAVATVSVAVLPMAIGAALGDILPGS, from the coding sequence ATGAGCGCTCCGCCCGCAGAGGACCGGAAGAACTTCTCGGACCTCTTCGACGAGCTCGAAGACCTCGACGACCACGTCGACGACGACGAGGCCCGCGCACAGCTCCGCGAGGTGAAGGAGCTCGCCACCGACATGCAGCCCGACGGCACGTTCGGCCGCGTCATCTACGGGTTCGACGCCAACGACCTCGCGGAAGCCGCGCTCGGCAGCCTCCTGTTCGGCATCCCGATGGCCGTCGAAGGCGGCACCAACGAAGCCGGCGAGTTCCTCGCCGGCCACCTCCCGCTACTCGCCGCGAACGCCGCCGCCATCGTCGCCATCGTCTACGGCCTCCTGTACGTCGCGGAGTTCCAGGACGTCCGCGTCGCCGACCCGTTCTTCGGCGTGATTCCCCGACGGCTCGTCGGCGTCCTCGCGGCGTCCACCGTCACCGCCACCCTCCTGCTGACCGCGTGGGGCCGCGTCGCGTGGACCGACCCGGCGCTCGCCGTCGCCACCGTCTCCGTCGCGGTCCTCCCGATGGCCATCGGCGCCGCGCTCGGCGACATCCTCCCCGGGAGCTAG
- a CDS encoding NOP5/NOP56 family protein, whose protein sequence is MTEQGWFAAAEAGDADAMGEAVREGEADAPADWPERAVDAGFAADTDEYYDLLHEATLAGTRAAVREREGADDQQLIHAVRAAADLADAANELAERGTEWAGSVFDDVDSGVEGARAVAEREPETITEERAVALCERVADLADERDAVREYVEQQAPTVAPTLSNLAGAMLAARLIALAGGLENLAKQPSGTVQVLGAEDALFAHLRGHASSPKHGAIYTHDYVRNTHPEHRGSAARALAGKLSIAARIDHYSGDLRPELAEELDERIERIRARDTE, encoded by the coding sequence ATGACCGAACAGGGGTGGTTCGCCGCCGCGGAGGCCGGCGACGCCGACGCGATGGGCGAGGCCGTCCGCGAGGGCGAGGCGGACGCGCCCGCGGACTGGCCGGAGCGAGCGGTCGACGCGGGGTTCGCCGCGGACACCGACGAGTACTACGACTTGCTGCACGAGGCGACGCTCGCGGGGACGCGAGCGGCCGTCCGGGAGCGCGAGGGCGCCGACGACCAGCAGCTGATTCACGCGGTCCGGGCGGCCGCGGACCTCGCTGACGCCGCGAACGAGCTCGCCGAGCGCGGCACGGAGTGGGCGGGCAGCGTCTTCGATGACGTGGACAGCGGCGTCGAGGGCGCGCGAGCGGTCGCGGAGCGCGAGCCCGAGACCATCACCGAGGAGCGCGCGGTCGCGCTCTGCGAGCGCGTCGCGGACCTCGCCGATGAGCGGGACGCGGTCCGCGAGTACGTCGAGCAGCAGGCGCCGACGGTGGCGCCGACCCTCTCGAACCTCGCGGGCGCGATGCTCGCGGCGCGCCTGATCGCGCTCGCGGGCGGGCTGGAGAACCTCGCGAAGCAGCCCAGCGGGACGGTGCAGGTGCTCGGCGCCGAGGACGCGCTGTTCGCGCACCTCCGCGGGCACGCCTCGTCGCCGAAACACGGCGCCATCTACACGCACGACTACGTGCGGAACACCCACCCCGAGCACCGGGGGTCGGCGGCACGCGCGCTCGCCGGGAAGCTCTCCATCGCCGCGCGCATCGACCACTACTCGGGAGACCTGCGGCCCGAACTGGCCGAGGAGCTGGACGAGCGAATCGAGCGCATCCGCGCTCGTGATACGGAATGA
- a CDS encoding HVO_2753 family zinc finger protein — protein sequence MSESEAKRARKCVSCGINISGTTAAAFKCPDCGQQIYRCAKCRKQSNLYECPDCGFRGP from the coding sequence ATGAGCGAATCCGAAGCCAAACGGGCGCGCAAGTGCGTGTCCTGTGGCATCAACATCTCCGGCACCACCGCCGCCGCGTTCAAGTGCCCGGACTGCGGTCAGCAGATCTACCGCTGCGCGAAGTGCCGCAAGCAGAGCAACCTCTACGAGTGCCCCGACTGCGGGTTCCGGGGGCCCTAA
- a CDS encoding fibrillarin-like rRNA/tRNA 2'-O-methyltransferase, producing the protein MSLPDGVERREFEGDEALATRGEPVYGEPVVDGWRRWEPHRSKLGATLEAGLDTGLAGGDGVLYLGAANGTTVSHVADFAGPTYAVEFAPRPVRDLLDVAEVRPNLFPLLKDARKPETYAHVVESGLDAIVQDVATRGQADVALANREFLRGDGRFVGAIKARSEDVTREPAAVFEDVLERLREGYEVLETARLEPYHDDHLAVVATPK; encoded by the coding sequence ATGAGTCTCCCCGACGGCGTCGAGCGCCGGGAGTTCGAGGGCGACGAGGCGCTCGCGACGCGGGGGGAGCCGGTGTACGGCGAGCCGGTAGTCGACGGCTGGCGGCGCTGGGAGCCCCACCGCTCGAAGCTCGGCGCGACGCTCGAAGCCGGCCTCGACACGGGGCTGGCGGGCGGTGACGGCGTGCTCTACCTCGGCGCGGCGAACGGCACGACGGTGAGCCACGTCGCCGACTTCGCGGGACCGACGTACGCCGTCGAGTTCGCGCCGCGGCCGGTCCGCGACCTGCTCGACGTCGCCGAAGTCCGGCCGAACCTCTTCCCGCTGCTGAAGGACGCGCGCAAGCCCGAGACGTACGCGCACGTCGTCGAGAGCGGCTTGGACGCCATCGTGCAGGACGTGGCGACGCGCGGGCAGGCCGACGTGGCGCTCGCGAACCGCGAGTTCCTGCGCGGGGACGGCCGGTTTGTGGGTGCGATCAAGGCGCGCAGCGAGGACGTCACGCGCGAGCCGGCGGCCGTCTTCGAGGACGTGCTGGAGCGACTGCGCGAGGGGTACGAGGTGCTGGAGACGGCGCGGCTGGAGCCGTACCACGACGACCACCTCGCCGTGGTCGCGACGCCGAAATAG
- a CDS encoding phosphopantetheine adenylyltransferase, with protein sequence MNVALGGTFDPIHDGHRKLFERAFELGDVTVGLTSDELAAQTRSVDREVRPFEARERDLEDELAAIAEGYGSEFEVRKLEEPTGIATEPKFDVLVVSPETKATGERINDIRAERGVDPLDIEVVDHVRADDGDIISSTRIVNGEIDEHGNLVESD encoded by the coding sequence ATGAACGTCGCCCTCGGTGGGACGTTCGACCCGATCCACGACGGCCACCGGAAGCTCTTCGAGCGCGCGTTCGAACTCGGTGACGTCACGGTCGGGTTGACCAGCGACGAACTCGCCGCACAGACCCGCAGCGTCGACCGCGAGGTCAGGCCGTTCGAGGCCCGCGAGCGCGACCTGGAGGACGAGCTCGCGGCTATCGCAGAGGGCTACGGCAGCGAGTTCGAGGTCCGGAAGCTGGAGGAGCCCACCGGCATCGCCACGGAACCCAAATTCGACGTGCTCGTGGTCTCGCCCGAGACGAAGGCGACCGGCGAGCGCATCAACGACATCCGCGCCGAGCGCGGCGTCGACCCCCTCGACATCGAGGTCGTCGACCACGTCCGCGCCGACGACGGCGACATCATCTCCTCGACGCGCATCGTCAACGGCGAAATCGACGAGCACGGCAACCTCGTCGAGAGCGACTGA